AGAACATAATCACTGATACGATTCAAAGCAGGTACATTGTCATCGATACTCATgcgtttatttattgtttatctaGCTTATTTTGTAGCACAGATTCGTACAATTGAAGAAACCTTACTCAGGTGTTGATTGTATCCACGGTATGCGAGATAACTGTCCTTCAAACCGATCGAGACGGATCATCACCTGACTGTACAGGCACTTCCCCATTTTGTGTTTGTTGACATTTTGTGTTGACAGATATGCATTGAAACGTATTATTTCTTGTGTATGCaatatatttcacaatatttacattgttaGTAATGAGTAGGGATTCAGATATGTGTTTGACATGCTTTAAAAGGGGCGAAATTGCCTGTTCGTCCATAATTATTACATTGTACGTCTGTGGACCAACCCATCAGGACTAATGTACGACATAATCTGAGGCGCAGACTCTGGAACTGCTTACATTCGGTTGCTGTAAACTATACAAACGCATAAAGAAGATTTACTTTTAACGCCTGCATGCATTACAGCTAATATTACGTTTTAAAAGCGATCATGTCTACACACGAATTTTGCAGCTAATGTGATCCATGAGATTTCAGATAAATGGTCTGTCgttatttaaaaagaaataataactTTGCAATCATAATGCCTTATTCCTAGTTAAACtctatttcaattttaactttttaagaTCTCAAGACATGGAGAGTGGGGGTTATGTGAAAGAACACAGCTCTCCATTCCATGCTTGAATTCTCCAgtcataatatttattttaaaccaTGAGTCATAATCTCACGATCACTACAGTACGGTAATCATAATTTTCCATTGAGGAATTTTTTCAGTATGCATTGTGTTTCTGTATTATGTAAACAAGGTTATTGTTAGTCAAATTCATATTGTTAATTACTTATTTGCGGATCAGTTTACTTGGATGCTGATAGAACAACACTGTACTTAATGATATATAGGGTCGGTTATTCAACCCCATCAGGAATCAAATTTTGGTCCCACAATTGATAGCTTATAACAGGCAACTGAGTCTGCGAAGCATGCCAGCTCAGTTAACTGAGTGACGCCAACAACATCCAGCTCTGTTCCTTTAGCGATTGTCATTTGACGAAGCAGTAGGATACTTGAATTATTCCAGCTACGACGTTGTGTGTTTCTATTTCTTTGCACAGCTCTGTACATTTTTTCCTGACTTTCATAACAGAAGATACAGATGTTTAGTGGAATTTAATTTCAAGCTGTCCAAGTTGAAGATCTAGTCactacaaaatattaattattattcctttatttgtatttgtagaaGCCAATGAGAATAATTTgcataccatgtgatacccgataagGTTTGTGCGGGACTAATATCTTCAGTGATGATGGAATGTAACTATTTGTAGTCTTCCCGTGgaaatgacgttagcacagtacaggatatcatcttttggcGTCATTCCATTACCAacagaaacaatagtcccgcgcaaacgttatcaggtatcgcATGGTACATGAAATATTCCCATTGAAGATGTATTAGGTAGTCTTGATATTTGTGAATTTAAACTCTGTTGGCCGCTGGTGATTTATTAGTTTACTAGGTCTGACATCAATCCTAGGCTAATTATATAGCTACTAGTACTTATAAATAAATGAAGTAATCCATTTTGATTATTTACAGGAATATTTTACAGCGATGGCGGCGGGCCCTTACAACTACTcctatatatttaaatatattattataggAGACATGGGTGTAGGAAAATCATGTCTCCTCCACCaatttactgaaaaaaaatgtaagttgATAAAATCTCGAGCGTCTATCAATTAAGAATGGAAATTATTGTGTTTTCATAAATGGTACTAGTATATTAGGGATGTTAGTCTGTTCTGTCCGACTGCTTTTATAACATAAacctatataatattatatagctAATTCAGAAATTCCGTGAACAGTTctgcaaaaaatgtttttaatttttttcacattattaAGATTGATAgaaatttaattcaaatttatttccaTTATTAAAGAAAGATTAATCTGGTATTTCTAAtgacattcatatatatatcgTGCAATAGTAGTACGTATATGATTTCTACATActaattaaaattctttatttcctttattttcaAGTTATGGCCGATTGTCCACATACAATAGGTGTTGAGTTTGGTACGAGGTAAGTGACTACCTGTAATTAACATAGAGATACATTGATCTcatcatcctcaatactccagggttactattactgttgTTATAATACACCCCTGGACTAAATGTCAAAGCAAAAATGAaagcagttcaggagaaaaaaaacgACAAATTACAGGACTGCAGACACTTTGCAGATTACAGAGACAGTGAATAAGATTCCCAACTGTAAAGCCACACCAGTTGACTACAGTGTACTGTTGTTCTATTCCTTTGgtttacaataatacatgtacataaaaagaCCAAACTTTCTGTTATTGCACACATGATGTACAGCATCCTCAGTTTTGCTCTGACCTATTCCaggtgatagtaactcctggaatatcaaAGATATTTGACAAAGTCAAAATTATTCAAGCAgtttatgtatcagtgtagcacaaaaagctatttttCAGTATCTGAATCGTTACACAGTTTAACAAGATGTATTCTAATTCTGATGACAGTAAGTTGAATTCATATTTGTTCATGTACACAGACAcagtaatttgcaaattttatAGTATGGCACCTGTCAAAAATAATTGCCTGTGCCTCAAATTTCCCAATGCACACAGTTTTGGTGAAAGGAAAGAACcataaagaaaatatatcagtatactgtttattttgttatagaATTATAGAGGTATCGGGTCAAAAGATAAAGCTACAAATATGGGACACAGCTGGACAGGAGCGGTTTCGAGCAGTAACCAGGAGTTACTACAGAGGAGCTGCCGGTGCCCTGATGGTCTATGATATTACAAGGTGAGTTGGTTAGCAGTGATTCAGTTTATCAAGAAATGTAAGTTctagaaattcatcatttcATTGACAAAAGCTGACATTTTAAGATGCAGCTTTATTGTACACTTGTATAGATTTTATGATGCTTGGGTAAGACTTCTCTTAAATATTAGGTCAAAAGTAAATCAGGAATCACAGTTTCAATCTTGATCTCCTTGATTATGGCCATTTTTTTACCACTTCCCAAGATTTCAATTGATCATGCATTTACCAGAGCTCTTTGCCTCAGAATTTTAGCACCTTAAATTACTTCAAAAATGATAACTAGGaaaccaaaacaaatatattaatgCAGCCTTCCAAGACATACtgtacagacatttacacatacAACACAATGCATTCACAAGAACTCAATAGCCTATAGGTTATTATTGTATGCCTAATGGAAATGACTgaagtattttgatttatttttaattcagGAGGAGTACATATAATCATCTGAGCAGCTGGTTAACAGACGCCCGGAACCTCACAAACCCTAATACAGTAGGTATCACTACAGCTGTGGGTATAAGGAAAGATCTACTTTTGGGAATGGCGTTCATGGTTTTAAAATGTGGAAAAGGACATTTAAAGGGACAAGTCATCGAgactaattctgttacataaccatgaagcaaaatgtgacataaatgtattgttctacattccttatgaaacatataacaagaaatatcgaCAACTTTCACGACATTGTTATTAAgcattttgattgatatagttgaaattccaaatcgttgatcaatactattaaacaggtacaacatgtacactgtacccaTTATATCAAAGCCAGagtcacgcatgttaaacaaatgcaatacattaCCACTGAGGaaatgatgaaattatttttagacaagaacatgcatctaataaggtaaacacactactgtaggTGCGAATTTAGTAGctctagacaaaaaattctgtaatgtacaacactGGTAaaggccagggttcggcatacaagacatctgaccactatgtgtaatggcagacagtagtgagttttaacatttcacatacatttcactacagtgggcttttcttgcaaatcacagtaaaaccaactaattttatttctattagaACAAATTTTTCTagtaatgtactcttagactgaattgtccctttaaatcaaacttttaaaaaacaaaGACAGTAAAAACATGGGTTTTGCCAGCTATTTTGGGAATGGGCCAGTGAGGGAAAATAGTCCATAGGTGTCCTATACAATTGCAGCACCAGGTTACAAGGAATTTAAGGGGGGTTGTAAAATGATGTTTATCCTGTCATAAATTGCCAATTTAATCCTCCATCCAAGAGGTGAAGCCAGAGCCCCTTCTAAATCTGCTCATGGCTCTGACTTTCATCACCTGGTCTCTGGGTCCAAAGCAGCCATATTTGTTCACCCAAAAAGTACCGTATGTAGTTTACATTAAgagttaatgaaatattttagagTTTTAATGGGAAATTTGTTAACATTTGTAAAACATACAGTAATGTGTGTAAGTAAATGTGGAGTTTGAAAAAGTAATTTCAATAATGTGTATATGGctctttaaatttaaaacagttGAGTTCTTAGATTTTAGctacataaattatatattcattgttgtaagtttaatttaatttttaccCTTTTCCAGGTAATATTTTTGATTGGAAACAAATCTGATTTAGAAGCACAGCGTGATGTAACATATGAAGAAGCTAAACAGTTCGCAGATGAAAATGGTAAACATTcttatatcaaataaacaagTGAGAAATGAATCTGGCAAACTCATATAGAGATCTTTCAGACAtcaacatattttcattttcttttcttatctCTATTGTAATTGGTATGATTAAAAATGTTAACAGTCAAATCTCATTAACTCAAATTCAAGTTGACCAAACCAACactttgttacatgtatttgatttatttaatagGTTAATTGAATATACTGAAATGTTCAGTTGGGATGTACTGAAAAGTTCAGTTTAGATCAATGGAATTCTTTGAATTAAAGGGGTCTGATTTTATAAGTTTGAGTAAGCAAAGGTTCCACTATATTGCTAAATTCTGTCAAATTAGTATgcaatgaaataaacaaatttaaatgttgattatgtaagattaaaaagtgaaagtGAAGCAACTGTAAGTTACAGctctaaaataatattttttttgtgcaaTCTTCAGGTTTGATGTTTTTGGAGTGCAGTGCCAAAACGTAAGTAAACTAtacattacaataaaatgta
This genomic window from Argopecten irradians isolate NY chromosome 4, Ai_NY, whole genome shotgun sequence contains:
- the LOC138321552 gene encoding ras-related protein Rab-14 — translated: MAAGPYNYSYIFKYIIIGDMGVGKSCLLHQFTEKKFMADCPHTIGVEFGTRIIEVSGQKIKLQIWDTAGQERFRAVTRSYYRGAAGALMVYDITRRSTYNHLSSWLTDARNLTNPNTVIFLIGNKSDLEAQRDVTYEEAKQFADENGLMFLECSAKTGDNVEDAFLDTAKKIYQNIQDGSLDLNAAESGVQHKPATPRNAINNDQAPNKEGCAC